Proteins encoded in a region of the Agromyces protaetiae genome:
- a CDS encoding PD-(D/E)XK nuclease family protein, whose protein sequence is MHLGTTLLETAATGAHILDDAAWRRALTLADDTSAAVFGAPGSGKTTLAVELVADRVERRGYEPDEVLVLTASRATATALRDRLAVRLGLTTRGPLARTANSIAFQLVRAATGAPVTLLTGSEHDQLIAELLEGGVSDGGGPVWPDPFIDEVRRLRGFRAELRELLMRAVEHGVDGPALRRLGEAAGRPEWVAAGAFLNEYADVKELVRGAQFDSAELGAYAAAVVRAADPEASVLGTLARLRLIVVDDAQEATQATATLLSAFAARGVAVIALGDPDVASNGFRGGRPELLGSLGRLLPGQAVERIELERVWRGRPELRGVVADVTARIGTALGGTHRAAQVAVEQVAVDVAAAELGVADLGATDLGASREAATGAGATGVAVAGVTVTGVGAAGVGAADVAVTRAGSDDSAQAQAQAQAQAQAQAPVLGIEAPSHAAECQSVAALLRERHLLGGIPWSGMAVVLRSGGDVPAFERGLALADVPTAGAVARMPLRDAPAAAALLSAASLALGREPLSAELAVALLTGPLGRLDAVGLRRLRLSLRHEELAAEGDRTADELLVDALGAPGGFETIDAAPARRAGRLAKLLAGARGVAGRGGTIEEVLWALWEGSGLATEWAAQAAGTGVLADEANRALDAAVALFASAQRFVEREPGAPAGRFVEEVLASELPEDSLAPQRSAESVFVGTPAALVGREFDLVVVAGLQEGVWPNLRPRGTLLHSALLPRAVAAVRAGEPAPQPEGVAEARASVRSDELRLFALAISRAKRQLVLSCTANDDEQPSVLMAYAPERVRPSRRRPLHLRGLVGALRRESATTPAGEAAAALALLAEEGIPGAHPDEWYGLREPSTTAPLVDLDGDPEALVDVSPSQIDRAEESGLGWFVDHVASPPSGIAASIGTIVHAVVEAAGERADGDTSVETLWADVEARLATLRFEAGWVAERERRGARRMTEGAAAYLAAFADDGKVLLGAEGRFTLVAGRAKLTGTIDRVEASADGTTVIVDLKTGSRPPTAAETAAHPQLAAYQLAARAGEVPNGGVLGGAKLVYVAKPTSATGYTEKAQQPFDDEAEATFLERLDRVSRAMAAAEFETAAELPFRSRFAAWQYRVQVVPAVSA, encoded by the coding sequence ATGCACCTCGGCACCACGCTCCTCGAGACCGCTGCGACCGGCGCGCACATCCTCGACGATGCCGCCTGGCGGCGGGCGCTCACGCTCGCCGACGACACGTCGGCCGCGGTGTTCGGCGCACCGGGGTCGGGCAAGACGACGCTCGCGGTCGAGCTCGTCGCCGATCGAGTCGAACGACGGGGGTACGAGCCTGACGAGGTGCTCGTGCTCACCGCGAGCCGGGCCACGGCGACGGCGCTGCGCGACCGGCTCGCGGTGCGACTCGGCCTCACCACGCGCGGCCCGCTCGCGCGCACCGCGAACTCGATCGCCTTCCAGCTCGTGCGCGCGGCGACCGGCGCGCCAGTCACCCTGCTCACCGGGTCCGAGCACGATCAGCTCATCGCCGAGCTGCTCGAGGGTGGCGTGAGCGACGGCGGCGGGCCGGTGTGGCCCGACCCGTTCATCGACGAGGTGCGGCGTCTGCGCGGGTTCCGTGCCGAACTCCGTGAGCTGCTCATGCGCGCGGTCGAGCACGGCGTCGACGGCCCGGCGCTCCGCCGTCTCGGCGAGGCCGCCGGGCGGCCCGAGTGGGTCGCCGCGGGCGCGTTCCTCAACGAGTACGCCGACGTGAAAGAGCTCGTGCGCGGCGCGCAGTTCGACTCGGCCGAGCTCGGCGCGTACGCCGCTGCCGTCGTACGCGCGGCCGACCCCGAGGCATCCGTGCTCGGCACCCTCGCCCGGTTGCGCCTCATCGTCGTCGACGACGCGCAAGAGGCGACCCAGGCCACCGCCACGCTGCTCTCCGCCTTCGCCGCGCGCGGCGTCGCGGTCATCGCGCTCGGCGACCCCGACGTCGCGAGCAACGGGTTCCGCGGCGGCCGGCCCGAACTGCTCGGCTCGCTCGGCCGGCTGCTGCCCGGCCAGGCCGTCGAGCGCATCGAGCTCGAGCGGGTGTGGCGCGGGCGGCCAGAGCTGCGTGGCGTGGTCGCCGACGTCACGGCCCGCATCGGCACCGCGCTCGGCGGAACGCATCGTGCGGCGCAGGTCGCGGTCGAGCAGGTCGCGGTCGACGTCGCCGCAGCCGAGCTGGGCGTGGCCGATCTGGGCGCGACGGACCTGGGTGCGAGCCGCGAGGCCGCGACCGGTGCGGGCGCGACCGGTGTGGCGGTCGCCGGTGTGACTGTGACCGGCGTGGGCGCGGCCGGCGTAGGCGCGGCCGACGTGGCTGTGACCCGGGCTGGGAGCGACGATTCCGCGCAGGCGCAGGCGCAGGCGCAGGCGCAGGCGCAGGCGCAGGCGCCGGTGCTCGGCATCGAGGCGCCGTCGCACGCCGCCGAGTGCCAGTCGGTCGCGGCGCTGCTGCGCGAGCGGCATCTGCTCGGCGGCATCCCCTGGTCGGGCATGGCGGTCGTCCTTCGCTCGGGCGGCGACGTCCCTGCATTCGAGCGCGGGCTCGCGCTCGCCGACGTGCCGACGGCGGGTGCGGTCGCACGCATGCCGCTGCGGGATGCCCCGGCCGCGGCCGCACTGCTCTCGGCGGCCTCGCTCGCGCTCGGCCGCGAGCCGCTCAGCGCCGAGCTCGCGGTCGCGCTGCTCACCGGCCCGCTCGGCCGGCTCGATGCCGTCGGTCTGCGTCGCCTGCGGCTCTCCCTCCGGCATGAAGAGCTCGCGGCCGAGGGCGACCGCACCGCCGACGAGTTGCTCGTCGACGCGCTCGGCGCGCCCGGCGGGTTCGAGACCATCGATGCCGCGCCGGCCCGTCGTGCGGGTCGGCTCGCCAAGCTGCTGGCCGGCGCGCGAGGCGTCGCGGGCCGCGGCGGCACGATCGAAGAGGTGCTCTGGGCACTCTGGGAGGGCAGCGGGCTCGCGACCGAGTGGGCCGCGCAGGCCGCGGGCACCGGGGTGCTCGCCGACGAGGCGAACCGCGCGCTCGACGCCGCCGTCGCGCTGTTCGCCTCGGCGCAGCGGTTCGTCGAGCGCGAGCCCGGTGCGCCGGCCGGCCGGTTCGTCGAAGAGGTGCTCGCGAGCGAGCTGCCAGAAGACTCGCTCGCGCCGCAGCGGAGCGCCGAGTCGGTGTTCGTCGGCACGCCGGCCGCGCTCGTCGGCCGCGAGTTCGACCTCGTCGTGGTCGCCGGGCTGCAAGAGGGGGTCTGGCCGAACCTGCGCCCGCGCGGCACGCTGCTGCATTCGGCGCTGCTGCCCCGCGCGGTCGCCGCCGTGCGTGCGGGCGAGCCCGCGCCGCAGCCCGAGGGCGTGGCCGAAGCCCGCGCCTCGGTGCGCAGCGACGAGCTGCGCCTGTTCGCGCTCGCCATCTCGAGGGCGAAGCGGCAGCTCGTGCTCTCGTGCACCGCGAACGACGACGAGCAGCCGTCCGTGCTCATGGCCTACGCGCCCGAGCGCGTGCGGCCGTCTCGACGCCGACCGCTGCACCTCCGCGGTCTGGTCGGCGCGCTGCGGCGCGAGTCTGCGACGACGCCGGCCGGCGAGGCCGCGGCCGCGCTCGCGCTGCTCGCCGAGGAGGGCATCCCGGGTGCGCACCCCGACGAGTGGTACGGGCTGCGCGAACCGTCGACGACCGCGCCGCTCGTCGACCTCGACGGCGACCCCGAGGCCCTCGTCGACGTCTCACCGTCGCAGATCGACCGCGCCGAAGAGTCGGGGCTCGGCTGGTTCGTCGATCACGTCGCCTCGCCACCCTCGGGCATCGCCGCGTCGATCGGCACGATCGTGCACGCCGTGGTCGAGGCGGCCGGCGAACGCGCCGACGGCGACACGAGCGTCGAGACGCTCTGGGCCGACGTCGAGGCGCGGCTCGCGACACTGCGGTTCGAGGCCGGCTGGGTCGCCGAACGCGAACGGCGAGGGGCGCGGCGCATGACCGAGGGTGCGGCGGCGTACCTCGCCGCGTTCGCCGACGACGGCAAGGTGCTGCTCGGCGCCGAAGGCCGCTTCACGCTCGTCGCCGGGCGGGCGAAGCTCACCGGCACGATCGACCGGGTCGAAGCGTCGGCCGACGGCACGACCGTCATCGTCGACCTCAAGACGGGGTCGAGGCCGCCGACCGCCGCCGAGACGGCGGCGCACCCTCAGCTCGCCGCCTACCAGCTCGCCGCACGCGCGGGCGAGGTGCCGAACGGCGGCGTGCTCGGCGGCGCAAAGCTCGTCTACGTCGCGAAGCCCACCTCGGCGACCGGCTACACCGAGAAGGCGCAACAGCCCTTCGACGACGAGGCCGAGGCAACCTTCCTCGAGCGACTCGACCGCGTCTCACGCGCGATGGCCGCCGCCGAGTTCGAGACCGCGGCCGAGCTGCCGTTCCGATCGCGGTTCGCCGCGTGGCAGTACCGGGTCCAGGTCGTCCCGGCGGTGTCCGCGTGA
- a CDS encoding DUF3107 domain-containing protein, with the protein MDVRIGIQNSPRELGFESSQTAAEIQQAVETALSGQSAVLNLTDSKGNVYVVPAAALAYIEIGSEESRRIGFVG; encoded by the coding sequence GTGGACGTTCGCATCGGCATCCAGAACTCCCCCCGTGAACTCGGTTTCGAGTCGTCCCAGACGGCCGCCGAGATCCAGCAAGCCGTCGAGACGGCGCTTTCGGGGCAGTCGGCGGTGCTGAACCTGACCGATTCCAAGGGCAACGTCTACGTCGTCCCGGCCGCCGCGCTCGCCTACATCGAGATCGGTTCGGAGGAATCGCGCCGCATCGGGTTCGTCGGCTGA
- a CDS encoding RHS repeat domain-containing protein produces MLVVGVVSPVWAGEAGEPGVPPVVELGSFGVGDGLEGVVNEVDGSFGVVVPVAGVSLGWDSRVGVDRYGFGVGWGLGFAVVEVEGGVRVSPASGGVFEAADSVPSGLLGYSGSDVVFRQVPGGVLPGRADGVVGEQSYAFELHELGGVITYFNAAGDPVAKVAAGGDRSDWGWVAGNPHRLGSVVSVDGVVTELDWSDPGEVLVRPGVNVPAEGGGAGEWRVQLVDSRVSEVADPVGGRSLVGYDRAGRVERVVSGSGAVTTVTWRSDTDAVSRVDRVAVTDATGTELSAREWRQLDGVLPSGWPAVDAASVPGAVAGAVGGARSVEVSDGKTRVVSSFDEWGRLAGKRVVVSSSAGEQTVQEQELTYPDGAPVGVGDLARKPVAAEVRSLDVSGGVRAGTETYEYDELGRMVSARDAADRITTTTYQTPELHGIDAVTVTGPDGVAVTEVRDELGRVVQRHDNLNPDGAPVAGEVRVFQRHAFPAPGVEETTDAWGATTRIEQDVHGRPVELTLPNGLVQVTHHDDVAATVTTGTTPTGRLADAAQISTSHLDSSGRVIATDGVRADSVPVPVTSTVYDGFGRQIEADNGTIRTNVGFDNQGNPATTTVSPADPAASEEPLIAERRFDAFGTSLEKTMTVGGEARSGGSRELDLLGRPVLETDQAGGTTRYEYTADGLPARVVTSAGQVTAYTYDAVTRAVTEVHVEAPGKQSVVTGFASDETTGRVTGVFDPADRAGTEIEYTHDGFGNVRTVQYPAEQAGGDRPTVEHEYDRHGRKTATTDIAGNRSEYGYAADGFLSGVVQTDASGQEFARVGYTPDEYGRVARITRGNGVVTEYAFTSAGEIRSEITTGPDGSVQAEREYEYDPATGNLTVRIDRSAGEASGDLKVERREYAYDHLNRLTSSTIREGDAADAPVVQTVGYDITVSGQVGVETTTDGASGAVTTREFTYSPVGELQAITTTLPDGTTQVATQAHDAAGNLTTAADGTAFEWDAANRQTGQVRSDGTRVESSYWADGSRKARTTSTESTTYYWDGTALINDTHVTADQALAGGVASYLIGASRHARTTHPDAAPSSTQYFGTDRHGNVTELTGDTGAITGTYEYSDYGVAVASEGIAATAAGQTGAVGQLEYNPFQYASEYTHADGTQFLRERTYDPTRMGFTSKDVESLHDLYGYTNANPIMFVDPSGRYAIKDGFAIFMNGLGMLGGLAGAALALGSAFSGGGLGLMVFGVASALFGAGDAVFSGVEIASLVTGTRFMSEDEALGVGAGLALGGLALGGIGKYLSRTAGAASAPVVLKADDAPADDIKQAQQAPLNDADLNQAGVGQGQNVVVVPVQVQKPTVVSGQPSTAKVDPRTPAQKFRDAKNTTVFYTTEVPLGEDVARLLNASPTDMRLRREIVKDVLDEMGRRRDNLPRGMIDEKLSWAIYHVGEAVDFRPLNKLDNTLLAAIEAGGLEMPERLAADMAYANYWIDYLRLHADDVFQRSAQLPPQAEEFAEAVTVFHDLVRTHVLKY; encoded by the coding sequence GTGTTGGTGGTGGGGGTGGTGTCGCCGGTGTGGGCGGGTGAGGCCGGGGAGCCGGGGGTGCCGCCGGTGGTGGAGTTGGGGTCGTTCGGGGTGGGTGACGGGCTCGAGGGGGTGGTGAACGAGGTCGATGGGTCGTTCGGGGTGGTGGTGCCGGTTGCGGGGGTGTCGTTGGGGTGGGATTCGCGGGTTGGGGTGGATCGGTATGGGTTCGGGGTCGGGTGGGGGCTCGGGTTCGCGGTGGTGGAGGTTGAGGGTGGGGTGCGGGTGTCTCCGGCGTCGGGCGGGGTGTTCGAGGCCGCCGACTCGGTGCCGTCCGGATTGCTCGGGTACAGCGGCTCGGATGTGGTGTTCCGGCAGGTTCCGGGTGGGGTGTTGCCGGGGCGTGCGGATGGGGTGGTGGGTGAGCAGTCGTATGCGTTCGAGTTGCATGAGTTGGGTGGGGTGATCACGTATTTCAATGCGGCGGGGGATCCGGTGGCGAAGGTGGCCGCTGGTGGGGACCGGTCGGACTGGGGGTGGGTGGCCGGCAACCCGCACCGGTTGGGGTCGGTGGTGAGTGTGGATGGGGTGGTGACCGAGCTGGACTGGTCCGACCCCGGCGAGGTCCTCGTGCGACCCGGGGTGAATGTGCCGGCCGAGGGCGGCGGCGCCGGGGAATGGCGGGTGCAGCTGGTCGACAGCCGGGTGAGCGAGGTGGCCGACCCGGTCGGGGGTCGCAGCCTGGTCGGCTACGACCGGGCGGGTCGGGTGGAGCGGGTGGTGTCCGGGTCTGGTGCGGTGACGACGGTGACGTGGCGGTCGGACACGGACGCGGTGTCCCGGGTGGACCGGGTCGCGGTCACCGATGCCACCGGCACGGAGTTGAGCGCCCGCGAGTGGCGGCAGCTCGACGGGGTGCTGCCATCGGGGTGGCCGGCCGTGGACGCGGCGAGTGTGCCCGGCGCGGTGGCCGGTGCGGTGGGTGGTGCGCGTTCGGTCGAGGTGTCGGATGGGAAGACGCGGGTGGTGTCCTCGTTCGACGAGTGGGGCCGGCTGGCGGGTAAGCGGGTCGTGGTGTCGTCTTCGGCGGGTGAGCAGACCGTTCAGGAGCAGGAGCTGACCTATCCCGACGGTGCCCCGGTGGGTGTGGGCGATCTGGCCCGGAAGCCGGTCGCGGCCGAGGTCAGGTCGCTGGACGTGTCCGGTGGGGTGCGGGCCGGCACCGAAACCTACGAGTACGACGAGCTGGGCCGGATGGTCTCGGCGCGGGATGCCGCGGACCGGATCACGACCACGACCTACCAGACCCCCGAGCTGCACGGCATCGACGCGGTCACCGTCACGGGTCCGGATGGGGTCGCGGTGACCGAGGTCCGCGACGAGCTCGGACGGGTCGTGCAGCGGCACGACAACCTGAACCCGGACGGCGCCCCGGTCGCCGGTGAGGTGCGGGTGTTCCAGCGGCACGCGTTCCCGGCGCCTGGGGTCGAGGAGACCACCGATGCCTGGGGTGCGACCACCCGGATCGAGCAGGACGTGCACGGTCGACCCGTCGAGCTGACGCTGCCGAACGGCCTGGTGCAGGTCACCCATCACGACGATGTCGCCGCCACGGTCACGACCGGGACGACCCCGACCGGTCGGCTCGCCGACGCGGCGCAGATCTCGACGTCCCACCTGGACTCGTCGGGCCGGGTCATCGCCACCGACGGAGTTCGCGCGGACAGCGTGCCGGTGCCGGTCACGTCGACCGTCTACGACGGCTTCGGCCGTCAGATCGAGGCCGACAACGGCACGATTCGTACGAACGTCGGGTTCGACAACCAGGGGAACCCGGCGACCACGACCGTGAGCCCCGCCGATCCCGCCGCTTCCGAGGAGCCTCTGATCGCGGAGCGACGGTTCGACGCATTCGGCACCAGCCTGGAGAAGACCATGACGGTCGGCGGGGAGGCGCGTTCGGGTGGGTCGCGCGAGCTCGATCTACTGGGCCGGCCCGTACTCGAGACCGATCAGGCCGGAGGCACGACCCGGTACGAGTACACCGCCGACGGGCTGCCCGCCCGAGTCGTCACGAGTGCCGGGCAGGTGACCGCGTACACCTACGACGCCGTGACCAGGGCGGTGACCGAGGTCCACGTCGAAGCGCCGGGGAAGCAGTCGGTCGTGACGGGATTCGCGTCCGACGAGACCACGGGCCGCGTGACCGGCGTGTTCGATCCGGCTGACCGGGCCGGCACCGAGATCGAGTACACGCATGACGGGTTCGGCAACGTCCGTACGGTGCAGTACCCGGCCGAGCAGGCCGGCGGGGATCGTCCCACGGTCGAGCATGAGTATGACCGGCACGGCAGGAAGACCGCGACGACCGACATCGCCGGCAACCGGTCCGAGTACGGCTATGCCGCGGACGGGTTCCTGAGCGGGGTGGTGCAGACGGATGCCTCGGGGCAGGAGTTCGCTCGGGTCGGGTACACGCCCGACGAGTACGGTCGGGTTGCACGGATCACCCGCGGCAATGGCGTGGTCACCGAGTACGCGTTCACCAGTGCGGGCGAGATCAGGTCCGAGATCACGACCGGGCCTGATGGGTCGGTGCAGGCGGAGCGGGAGTACGAGTACGACCCCGCGACGGGCAACCTCACGGTGCGTATCGATCGGAGCGCCGGCGAGGCATCCGGTGACCTGAAGGTGGAGCGACGCGAATACGCCTACGACCATCTCAACCGGCTCACCTCGTCGACCATTCGCGAGGGCGACGCCGCCGACGCGCCCGTCGTGCAGACGGTGGGGTACGACATCACCGTGTCAGGACAGGTTGGGGTCGAGACCACCACAGACGGGGCATCCGGAGCGGTCACGACCCGGGAGTTCACGTATTCGCCCGTCGGCGAGCTCCAGGCGATCACGACCACGCTCCCGGACGGCACCACGCAGGTCGCGACCCAAGCTCATGACGCGGCGGGCAACCTGACGACCGCCGCCGACGGGACCGCGTTCGAGTGGGATGCCGCGAACCGGCAGACCGGCCAGGTCAGGTCCGACGGCACCCGCGTCGAGTCGAGCTACTGGGCCGACGGCAGCCGGAAGGCGCGAACCACGTCGACCGAGTCCACGACCTACTACTGGGACGGTACTGCGCTCATCAACGACACGCACGTCACCGCGGACCAGGCGCTGGCCGGCGGCGTCGCGTCGTACCTGATCGGCGCCTCCCGCCACGCGCGCACCACCCACCCGGACGCGGCGCCTTCGAGCACGCAGTACTTCGGCACCGACCGGCACGGCAATGTCACCGAGCTCACAGGCGACACCGGCGCGATCACGGGCACCTACGAGTACTCGGACTACGGTGTCGCGGTCGCGAGCGAGGGGATCGCGGCGACGGCGGCCGGGCAGACCGGCGCCGTCGGCCAGCTCGAGTACAACCCGTTCCAGTACGCGTCGGAGTACACCCACGCCGACGGCACGCAGTTCCTCCGGGAGCGCACGTACGATCCGACTCGCATGGGGTTCACGAGCAAGGACGTGGAGTCGTTGCATGATCTGTACGGGTACACCAACGCGAACCCGATCATGTTCGTGGACCCGTCGGGCCGGTACGCGATCAAGGACGGGTTCGCGATCTTCATGAACGGCCTCGGCATGCTCGGCGGGCTCGCCGGTGCCGCGCTCGCGCTCGGCAGTGCGTTCAGCGGCGGTGGACTCGGGCTGATGGTGTTCGGTGTGGCATCCGCGCTCTTCGGAGCCGGCGACGCGGTCTTCAGCGGCGTCGAGATCGCGTCACTCGTCACCGGCACGAGGTTCATGTCGGAGGACGAAGCGCTCGGCGTCGGCGCCGGGCTCGCCCTCGGCGGGCTCGCACTCGGCGGGATCGGCAAGTACCTCAGCCGAACCGCGGGCGCCGCGAGCGCTCCGGTCGTGCTCAAGGCAGACGATGCCCCCGCAGACGACATCAAGCAGGCCCAGCAGGCCCCGCTCAATGACGCAGATCTGAACCAAGCGGGTGTTGGCCAAGGCCAGAATGTGGTCGTAGTGCCGGTGCAAGTACAGAAACCGACCGTTGTCTCTGGTCAACCGAGCACTGCGAAGGTCGACCCGAGGACGCCGGCTCAGAAGTTCAGGGACGCGAAGAACACCACCGTGTTCTATACGACGGAGGTGCCGCTCGGTGAGGACGTGGCGAGACTGCTCAACGCGTCGCCGACGGACATGAGGCTGCGACGCGAAATCGTCAAGGACGTACTCGATGAAATGGGACGCCGTCGAGACAATCTGCCGAGAGGCATGATCGACGAGAAGCTATCTTGGGCGATCTACCATGTCGGCGAGGCCGTCGACTTTCGCCCTCTGAACAAGCTCGACAACACGCTCCTCGCCGCCATCGAGGCGGGTGGGCTCGAGATGCCGGAACGACTCGCCGCGGACATGGCGTATGCGAATTACTGGATCGACTATCTCCGCCTGCATGCGGACGACGTGTTCCAGAGATCAGCCCAACTGCCGCCGCAGGCGGAAGAATTCGCCGAGGCGGTGACCGTCTTCCATGATCTGGTGCGGACGCATGTGCTCAAGTACTAG